One segment of Pseudoalteromonas rubra DNA contains the following:
- a CDS encoding sensor histidine kinase produces MALAKVINPQFVPTTQYNPCLLQEAYMGELSDLRQQASWLSHLVDTMPAGVVVLDGQGMIAKANQIAIDMLGEPLEGEKWFNIIQRSFCPQQDDGHEVSLKDGRLIKLDITALTPEPGQLILMTDLTETRRLQARVAHMQRLSALGKMVASLAHQVRTPLSAAMLYGANLGSSKLPAQSRDKFHTKLMSRLKDLENQVNDMLLFAKSGEQQVIERVSMQQLLSEVKAGADAMVSLHKAELTVTLPEPDIEILGNKTALASAIQNLIHNSVQHIGAGAEIEICAQRDAGTDIVRISVSDNGPGVDLSQASKLFEPFYTTKSQGTGLGLAVVNSVAHSHKGRVDVSNNETGGACFSMLLPITSEHSSLQEAV; encoded by the coding sequence ATGGCATTAGCAAAAGTGATTAATCCACAATTTGTGCCAACCACTCAATACAACCCTTGCTTATTACAAGAAGCGTATATGGGTGAGTTGAGCGATTTGCGGCAACAGGCCAGTTGGCTGAGTCATCTGGTCGATACCATGCCAGCGGGTGTGGTGGTATTAGATGGGCAGGGTATGATAGCCAAAGCCAATCAGATAGCCATTGATATGCTGGGTGAGCCACTGGAGGGGGAGAAGTGGTTTAATATTATCCAGCGTTCTTTTTGTCCACAGCAGGATGATGGCCATGAAGTGTCTCTCAAAGACGGACGTCTGATCAAACTTGATATTACCGCCCTGACGCCGGAGCCCGGTCAACTGATCCTGATGACGGATCTGACAGAAACGCGACGCCTTCAGGCACGTGTTGCACATATGCAGCGTCTCAGTGCTTTGGGCAAAATGGTGGCGTCTTTGGCCCATCAGGTACGTACACCTTTGTCAGCAGCGATGCTGTATGGTGCAAACCTGGGCAGCAGCAAACTACCTGCACAGTCACGAGATAAATTTCACACTAAGCTGATGTCGCGCCTAAAAGACCTTGAAAATCAAGTTAACGATATGCTGCTGTTCGCAAAAAGTGGCGAACAGCAGGTCATTGAACGTGTGTCGATGCAACAGCTATTGAGTGAGGTCAAAGCCGGCGCAGATGCGATGGTGTCATTGCACAAAGCCGAATTGACAGTGACTTTACCTGAGCCGGATATTGAAATTCTGGGTAATAAAACGGCACTGGCAAGCGCTATTCAGAATCTGATCCATAACAGTGTGCAACACATTGGCGCAGGGGCCGAAATAGAGATTTGCGCCCAGCGTGATGCCGGAACAGACATTGTGCGCATCAGTGTGTCTGACAATGGCCCAGGTGTTGACCTGAGTCAGGCAAGCAAACTATTTGAACCTTTTTACACGACTAAGTCACAAGGCACAGGCCTGGGGTTAGCCGTTGTGAATTCTGTCGCCCACTCCCATAAAGGTCGGGTTGACGTTAGCAATAATGAAACCGGAGGCGCATGTTTTAGCATGTTATTGCCTATTACCAGCGAACATTCATCATTACAGGAGGCCGTATGA
- a CDS encoding sigma-54-dependent transcriptional regulator produces MSNKILVVEDDAGLREALIDTLEMSGFECVEADSAEQAVILLKQQVFSLLVSDVQMGAMSGLDLLRTVKLNYPDLPVLMMTAYATIDDAVEAMRLGAIDYMAKPFAPEVLLNMVSRYMPEKAKETDGPVVADSKSLELLELAKKVARSDASVMVLGPSGSGKEVLARYIHDRSERADQPFVAINCAAIPENMLEATLFGYEKGAFTGAITACPGKFEQAQKGTILLDEITEMDLGLQAKLLRVLQEREVERLGGRKTIELDVRVLATSNRDLKEAVNDGVFREDLYYRLNVFPLTWLPLSERSGDIVPLAAHLLQRHCDKAGKETPVLSHCAKDKLLSHAWPGNVRELDNVVQRALILQQGSVIAADDIFIENFAPMLTTATQPSLTEPAEFTTGVLEPAGEITVNMNEDAEGLSYKEELQDKEHQIILDTLNRCNGKRKDVAELLGISPRTLRYKLARMRDLGLPVPA; encoded by the coding sequence ATGAGCAACAAAATTTTAGTTGTCGAAGACGATGCCGGATTGCGCGAAGCACTTATCGACACACTTGAAATGTCGGGGTTTGAGTGCGTCGAGGCGGATAGTGCTGAACAGGCAGTGATATTGTTAAAACAACAAGTGTTTTCACTGCTTGTCAGTGACGTACAAATGGGCGCTATGAGTGGCTTAGACCTGCTCAGGACGGTGAAGCTAAATTACCCAGATTTACCTGTGCTGATGATGACGGCCTACGCCACCATAGACGATGCGGTTGAAGCGATGCGCCTTGGGGCGATTGACTACATGGCAAAACCTTTTGCGCCCGAAGTATTGCTGAATATGGTTAGCCGCTACATGCCTGAAAAAGCGAAAGAAACCGATGGTCCGGTAGTGGCAGATAGTAAAAGCCTGGAGTTACTTGAACTTGCCAAAAAAGTGGCGCGCTCAGATGCCAGTGTGATGGTGCTGGGTCCCAGTGGTTCTGGTAAAGAGGTTCTTGCGCGTTATATTCATGACCGTTCAGAACGTGCTGATCAGCCATTTGTGGCAATTAACTGTGCTGCCATTCCCGAAAATATGCTTGAGGCTACACTGTTTGGATATGAAAAAGGGGCTTTTACCGGTGCGATTACAGCTTGCCCAGGTAAGTTTGAACAGGCACAGAAAGGAACTATATTATTAGACGAAATCACTGAGATGGACCTGGGTCTGCAAGCTAAGCTGTTAAGGGTATTGCAGGAAAGAGAAGTCGAGCGGCTGGGTGGTCGTAAAACCATTGAATTGGATGTTCGGGTTCTGGCAACCAGTAACCGTGATCTTAAAGAAGCCGTGAATGACGGTGTTTTCCGGGAAGACTTGTATTACAGATTGAACGTCTTTCCATTGACTTGGTTGCCGTTGTCAGAGCGCAGCGGAGATATCGTCCCACTTGCAGCGCACTTGTTACAGCGTCACTGCGATAAAGCCGGTAAAGAGACTCCTGTATTGTCTCACTGTGCCAAAGACAAACTACTTAGCCACGCTTGGCCTGGTAACGTCAGAGAGTTAGATAATGTAGTTCAGCGGGCGCTTATTTTGCAGCAAGGGTCGGTCATTGCAGCAGACGATATTTTTATCGAGAATTTTGCGCCAATGCTCACAACCGCAACACAACCGTCACTTACGGAGCCTGCTGAATTTACCACAGGTGTTCTTGAACCGGCTGGCGAGATCACAGTGAACATGAACGAGGATGCAGAGGGGCTGAGCTACAAAGAAGAGCTGCAGGATAAGGAACATCAAATTATTCTCGATACGCTGAACCGTTGTAATGGCAAGCGCAAAGACGTTGCTGAGTTACTTGGGATCAGTCCCAGAACACTCAGATATAAGCTGGCCAGAATGCGCGATTTGGGTTTACCTGTGCCGGCCTAA
- the fliE gene encoding flagellar hook-basal body complex protein FliE has translation MKIQSTGLYQEMQAMASEAGRVRPQDPNKLPVQATAATSSAQFGDLLSDALNTVAGLQRDAKEKVTAVEMGDRSVSLAEAMIAKNKSSVAFDATMQVRNKLIEAYKDIMSMPV, from the coding sequence ATGAAAATTCAATCTACCGGACTTTATCAGGAAATGCAGGCAATGGCCTCAGAGGCCGGCCGTGTCAGACCCCAGGACCCGAATAAATTGCCTGTCCAGGCAACGGCGGCAACCTCAAGTGCCCAGTTTGGCGATTTACTCAGTGATGCACTTAATACGGTTGCAGGACTACAGCGGGATGCCAAAGAGAAAGTGACCGCGGTTGAAATGGGTGACCGCAGCGTCTCTCTGGCGGAAGCAATGATAGCTAAAAACAAATCATCAGTGGCCTTTGATGCAACCATGCAGGTCAGAAATAAGCTCATAGAAGCATATAAAGACATCATGAGCATGCCGGTATAA
- the fliF gene encoding flagellar basal-body MS-ring/collar protein FliF — protein MVATNQSTDLALADGQSVPGAGADADTQQEQKSGYFSALSGVDMLRQITLVIALAICLAIAIFIIIWARQPDMRPLGQYPTEELVQTLDFLDAQKIEYDLDGNTIMVAESDYQDIKLRMARDGFSQAPSSGTDILMQDMGFGVSQRLERERLKHSREQQLARTIEELQDINRAKVLLAIPKENVFARREKQPSATVVLTLKRGRTLDSEEVDSIVDIVASAVQGLTPARVTVTDQNGRLLNSGSQDSLAARSRKEYEIERKREQEYLEKIDSIMIPVVGLGKYTAQVDLTMDFSAVEETQKRFNPDLPAVRSETTFEENNVGGLAVGIPGALTNQPPVNSNIPEVAGQGNGSGTTPSRVHKEATRNYELDTTISHKRQQTGVIRRISVSVAVDYMNKPDAEGNMVMTARSQEELNNIRRLLQGGVGFDMQRGDALEVVTVPFVRENILEESDLPLWEQEWFMKTIRLVMGALVIIVLILAVVRPMLKRLIYPEDTLEDYDEDALTSGVDLGDSTLDMLNNDFDESAVGFSSDGTLQLPDLHGDEDLLKAVRALVANEPELSSQVVKAWLTEDE, from the coding sequence ATCGTGGCTACCAATCAATCAACCGATCTGGCACTTGCTGATGGACAATCCGTTCCAGGAGCTGGTGCTGATGCAGATACGCAACAAGAGCAAAAATCAGGCTACTTTAGTGCTTTGAGCGGTGTTGATATGCTCCGCCAGATTACTTTGGTGATCGCACTTGCTATCTGTCTGGCAATCGCTATCTTCATCATTATCTGGGCACGTCAGCCAGATATGCGTCCGTTAGGTCAGTACCCAACCGAAGAGCTGGTTCAGACACTGGACTTTCTGGATGCACAGAAAATCGAGTATGACCTGGATGGCAATACCATCATGGTTGCAGAGTCTGACTATCAAGATATTAAGCTGAGAATGGCCCGTGACGGGTTCAGTCAGGCACCGAGCAGTGGTACTGATATCCTGATGCAGGATATGGGGTTTGGCGTGAGCCAACGTCTTGAACGTGAACGTCTTAAGCACAGCCGGGAACAACAGTTAGCGCGTACCATCGAAGAGCTGCAAGATATTAACCGTGCGAAAGTCCTGCTGGCGATTCCAAAAGAAAACGTATTCGCGCGACGTGAAAAGCAGCCGTCAGCGACAGTGGTGCTCACATTAAAACGTGGTCGTACACTGGATAGTGAAGAAGTTGATTCAATCGTTGATATTGTTGCTTCAGCGGTACAGGGCCTGACGCCGGCACGTGTTACTGTGACAGATCAGAATGGTCGTTTGCTTAATTCTGGCTCCCAAGACTCTCTGGCTGCACGCTCTCGTAAAGAATATGAAATCGAGCGTAAGCGTGAGCAGGAATATCTGGAAAAAATTGACAGCATCATGATCCCAGTAGTGGGGCTGGGTAAGTATACCGCTCAGGTTGATCTGACGATGGACTTCAGCGCGGTGGAAGAAACCCAAAAACGTTTCAACCCCGACTTACCCGCGGTGCGCAGTGAAACCACCTTTGAAGAAAATAATGTCGGTGGCCTGGCTGTAGGTATCCCAGGTGCACTTACTAATCAGCCACCGGTGAACTCCAATATTCCTGAAGTGGCAGGCCAGGGCAATGGTTCCGGCACGACACCGTCACGTGTCCACAAAGAGGCCACACGTAACTATGAACTGGATACCACCATTTCACACAAGCGTCAGCAAACTGGCGTGATCCGTCGCATCAGTGTTTCAGTGGCGGTGGACTACATGAATAAGCCAGATGCCGAAGGCAACATGGTAATGACTGCGCGCTCACAGGAAGAGCTCAACAACATACGTCGTTTATTGCAAGGTGGCGTAGGCTTCGATATGCAGCGTGGTGATGCGCTGGAAGTGGTGACCGTACCTTTTGTACGTGAAAATATTCTTGAAGAGAGTGACTTGCCACTGTGGGAGCAGGAATGGTTTATGAAAACCATCCGCCTGGTTATGGGCGCGCTGGTTATCATCGTACTAATACTGGCGGTTGTCAGACCTATGCTGAAGCGTCTGATTTATCCAGAGGATACGCTGGAAGATTATGATGAAGATGCGCTAACCTCAGGTGTAGACCTTGGCGACAGTACTTTAGATATGCTAAACAATGACTTTGATGAATCAGCAGTTGGCTTCTCTTCCGATGGTACATTACAATTGCCAGACTTACATGGCGATGAAGATTTGCTTAAAGCTGTTCGTGCACTGGTTGCTAACGAGCCAGAGCTGTCTTCTCAAGTAGTCAAAGCATGGTTAACTGAAGATGAGTGA
- the fliG gene encoding flagellar motor switch protein FliG, with protein MSDEEQKQLPPAFDVDKLDGVDKAAILLLSLTEEDAAQILKHLEPKQVQKVGMAMAALDDLSQAKISAVHNLFIEQIQSFSTIGFQSEDFIKKALTAALGEDKAASLIDQIVMGSGAKGLDSLKWMDSKQVANIIRNEHPQIQTIVLSYLEPEQSAEILSQFPEKVRLDLTMRIANLEEVQPAALQELNEIMEKQFAGQAGAQAAKMGGLKAAADIMNYLDTNIEGQLMDSIREHDEEMSQQIQDLMFVFENLMDVEDRGIQAILREVQQDVLMKAIKGADDSLKEKIMKNMSKRAAEMMADDLEAMPPVRISEVEAAQKEILATARRLADSGEVMLGGGGGEEFL; from the coding sequence ATGAGTGATGAAGAACAAAAACAACTGCCGCCGGCGTTTGATGTAGATAAACTGGATGGGGTCGACAAAGCCGCTATCCTGCTACTCAGCCTGACGGAAGAAGATGCCGCCCAGATCCTGAAGCATCTTGAACCGAAGCAGGTTCAGAAAGTGGGTATGGCGATGGCGGCACTCGATGACTTATCGCAGGCCAAGATCAGTGCGGTACATAATCTGTTTATCGAGCAGATCCAAAGTTTCAGTACCATAGGCTTCCAGTCAGAGGACTTTATTAAGAAGGCACTGACCGCCGCACTTGGTGAGGACAAAGCCGCCAGTCTGATCGATCAGATTGTGATGGGCTCTGGCGCCAAAGGTCTGGACTCTTTGAAATGGATGGATTCTAAGCAGGTGGCGAATATCATCCGTAACGAGCACCCGCAGATACAAACCATCGTACTGTCTTATCTCGAACCGGAGCAGTCAGCTGAAATATTGTCGCAGTTCCCTGAGAAAGTGCGGCTTGACTTGACAATGCGGATAGCAAATCTTGAAGAAGTTCAACCTGCGGCATTGCAAGAACTGAACGAAATCATGGAGAAACAATTCGCAGGTCAGGCTGGTGCGCAAGCTGCGAAAATGGGCGGCCTAAAAGCCGCTGCGGATATCATGAACTATCTGGATACCAACATCGAAGGTCAGCTCATGGATTCAATCCGTGAGCATGACGAAGAAATGTCTCAGCAAATTCAGGATCTGATGTTTGTCTTTGAGAACCTGATGGATGTAGAGGACAGAGGCATTCAGGCTATTCTGCGCGAAGTTCAGCAAGACGTCCTGATGAAAGCCATTAAGGGTGCCGACGATTCGCTGAAAGAGAAGATCATGAAGAACATGTCTAAGCGTGCAGCTGAAATGATGGCTGACGATCTGGAGGCAATGCCACCGGTACGGATCAGTGAAGTTGAAGCAGCGCAGAAAGAGATCCTGGCAACAGCCAGACGTCTTGCCGACTCGGGTGAAGTCATGCTCGGTGGTGGTGGTGGTGAGGAGTTCTTGTAA
- the fliH gene encoding flagellar assembly protein FliH yields the protein MAEKKLYRGKPVSSEALDELLENWPIPNVDEDLSKYSGRSTAMGTPLEELYQQKVSQPEPEPEAEEVPMLTLEELEQIRQDAYEEGLKQGHEQGYIEGFDKGVSEGKEAGYKEGVTLGKEQGIEESKPLIEERLHSLSALLEATQKPLRQIDEAAEKQLLQLVNLLAEQVIFEQVKTRPELILQALKRGIDALPLHDTQMRINLHPEDLALVKEAYGEETIAEQHWQLVPEPTLERGGCHIRTPESSIDLSLKNRIAEVLGSFLQASGADT from the coding sequence ATGGCTGAGAAGAAGTTATATCGTGGTAAGCCAGTGAGCTCAGAAGCACTGGATGAGCTGCTTGAAAACTGGCCAATCCCTAATGTGGATGAGGATCTGAGTAAGTACTCCGGACGTTCGACCGCCATGGGTACCCCACTTGAAGAGCTCTATCAACAAAAAGTTAGTCAGCCAGAGCCAGAGCCTGAAGCCGAAGAAGTCCCTATGCTCACACTCGAAGAGTTGGAGCAGATCAGGCAGGATGCCTATGAAGAAGGTCTGAAACAGGGTCACGAGCAGGGCTATATCGAGGGATTTGATAAAGGTGTCAGTGAGGGGAAAGAAGCGGGCTACAAAGAAGGAGTAACGCTCGGTAAAGAGCAGGGGATAGAAGAATCAAAGCCGCTGATTGAAGAGCGATTACATTCTTTGTCCGCGTTACTTGAAGCCACTCAAAAACCCCTTCGCCAGATAGATGAAGCTGCCGAAAAACAGTTGTTGCAACTCGTCAATTTATTGGCAGAGCAAGTGATCTTTGAGCAAGTAAAAACTCGTCCTGAGCTGATTTTACAGGCCCTTAAGAGAGGCATTGATGCTTTACCGCTGCATGACACACAGATGCGGATCAACCTGCACCCGGAAGATTTAGCCCTGGTTAAAGAAGCCTATGGTGAGGAAACCATCGCTGAGCAACACTGGCAGTTAGTGCCAGAGCCGACGCTTGAACGCGGTGGCTGTCATATCAGAACACCAGAGTCGTCAATTGACCTGAGCCTTAAAAATCGCATTGCTGAAGTGCTTGGCAGTTTTCTGCAAGCCAGTGGTGCTGACACCTGA